A genome region from Dickeya dadantii NCPPB 898 includes the following:
- a CDS encoding response regulator produces the protein MTETALPRVLCVDDEPNVLAAMERNLFGEFDVVVAHSGEAGLDAVRWGKRFAVIMSDMRMPGMDGATFLAKAREISPGSVRILLTGQADVESSIAAINKGAIFRYLCKPCPKEELVAALNDAVGQYRLICAEKELLETTLTASVKTLTEVLAMVAPWAFQRAAFAQSCVRHALTKLEWPDGWIYTIAASLSQIGCVGIPADIVQADAAQRDLSEDEKKLLQEHPEVAGRLVENIPRLERVAEIIRHQAGAAPSNAPTEVIRGAHLLRAALELERHAARGLSLEHPREILRVARPAIPEYIIKALVDFRSNVAGTRTVRICELKPGWVVDEDIRTTNDLMVLTKGHELTDTAISALQHLLAANAVKEPIRVRGIPDTATSS, from the coding sequence ATGACTGAAACTGCCTTACCCCGGGTATTGTGCGTAGACGACGAACCCAATGTACTCGCTGCGATGGAACGAAACCTCTTTGGCGAATTCGACGTCGTGGTGGCTCACAGCGGTGAAGCCGGCCTGGACGCCGTTCGCTGGGGCAAGCGTTTTGCCGTGATCATGTCCGACATGCGCATGCCTGGCATGGACGGCGCCACCTTCCTCGCCAAAGCGCGAGAAATCTCCCCCGGCAGCGTGCGTATCCTCCTCACCGGGCAGGCCGATGTGGAATCCTCCATCGCAGCCATCAACAAAGGGGCCATCTTTCGCTACCTCTGCAAACCGTGCCCCAAAGAGGAACTGGTTGCGGCGCTTAACGACGCCGTTGGTCAGTACCGTCTCATCTGTGCGGAAAAGGAATTACTGGAAACCACCCTCACCGCCTCGGTCAAGACACTGACTGAAGTACTCGCCATGGTTGCTCCATGGGCTTTTCAGCGGGCGGCCTTCGCCCAGTCTTGTGTTCGCCACGCGCTGACCAAGCTGGAGTGGCCCGATGGATGGATATACACCATCGCCGCCTCATTGAGCCAAATCGGCTGTGTGGGTATTCCCGCCGATATCGTCCAGGCCGATGCAGCCCAGCGCGACCTCTCGGAGGACGAGAAAAAACTCCTTCAGGAGCACCCGGAGGTCGCCGGTCGCCTGGTGGAGAATATCCCCCGCCTCGAACGGGTAGCCGAGATCATCCGCCATCAGGCCGGGGCTGCCCCGTCCAACGCCCCAACAGAAGTTATCCGCGGCGCTCACCTCTTGCGCGCCGCTCTGGAACTGGAACGCCATGCGGCCCGGGGGTTAAGTCTGGAACATCCCAGGGAAATCCTGCGCGTGGCGCGGCCTGCTATCCCTGAATACATCATCAAAGCGTTGGTTGATTTCCGCTCCAACGTGGCTGGCACCCGCACGGTGCGCATTTGCGAATTAAAACCCGGCTGGGTGGTGGATGAAGACATCCGCACCACCAACGATTTGATGGTTCTCACCAAGGGCCATGAACTCACCGACACCGCCATCTCCGCCCTTCAACACCTCCTCGCCGCAAACGCCGTTAAGGAGCCAATCAGGGTGCGTGGAATTCCGGATACCGCAACGTCTTCGTGA
- a CDS encoding HDOD domain-containing protein, with translation MQVMFVDDESRVLSGIERALMMQDTEWECRFANSGQEALAMLEEKPADVVVSDMRMPFMDGAELLTQVRDRWPGTIRIILSGYSEPDATVRMVDVAHRFVSKPCDSTVLLEMVGSALALRDMFQDPAVVEIVGRTSRLPASPKVFIEVCRLIANPGSDIRHIAELLGSDPALSAKIMQLANSAYFARGGRINDIGNAITHLGLDQVQLLVLASQVFADAKLDPYVDRLQQRALLASTLAASISGHQGLEPTAALLANIALLIPELRESDNEATTTRDNTPIHAAVGAYLLALWGLPMDIVEVVACQTHPSRSADKTFGAIGAVHVAVALANNSAPDLNYLEQTGVLNKLPQWQDMLAHTQETLDD, from the coding sequence ATGCAAGTGATGTTCGTCGATGACGAAAGTCGGGTGCTCTCCGGTATTGAGCGGGCCCTCATGATGCAAGACACCGAATGGGAATGCCGCTTCGCCAATAGCGGCCAGGAGGCACTTGCGATGCTGGAGGAAAAGCCGGCCGACGTGGTGGTATCCGACATGCGAATGCCCTTCATGGATGGCGCTGAATTACTTACTCAAGTACGCGACCGCTGGCCCGGCACCATACGCATCATCCTGTCCGGCTATTCTGAACCCGATGCCACCGTGCGTATGGTGGACGTCGCCCACCGGTTTGTATCCAAACCCTGTGACAGCACGGTGCTGCTGGAGATGGTAGGAAGCGCTCTGGCCCTGCGCGACATGTTCCAGGACCCAGCGGTGGTCGAGATAGTAGGCCGCACCAGCCGGCTGCCGGCGTCCCCCAAAGTGTTCATCGAAGTATGCCGTCTCATTGCCAACCCCGGCAGCGATATCCGACACATCGCCGAACTGCTGGGCAGTGACCCTGCGCTGAGCGCCAAGATTATGCAGCTTGCTAATTCGGCCTATTTCGCCAGAGGCGGTCGCATTAATGACATCGGAAACGCCATCACCCATCTGGGTCTGGATCAGGTGCAACTGCTTGTTCTGGCGTCTCAGGTCTTTGCGGACGCGAAGCTCGACCCTTATGTGGATCGGCTGCAACAACGCGCGCTGCTCGCCTCAACCCTGGCCGCCAGCATCTCCGGCCATCAGGGACTGGAGCCGACCGCGGCCCTACTCGCTAACATTGCGCTGCTTATCCCCGAGCTGAGGGAGTCTGACAACGAGGCAACCACGACTCGCGACAACACCCCAATACACGCCGCAGTAGGCGCGTATCTGCTGGCGCTGTGGGGTTTACCTATGGACATCGTGGAAGTTGTCGCCTGTCAAACACATCCCTCCCGTTCCGCGGATAAAACCTTTGGTGCGATTGGTGCGGTGCATGTAGCGGTCGCTCTGGCCAATAACAGCGCCCCGGACCTGAACTATCTTGAACAAACCGGCGTGCTGAACAAACTGCCACAGTGGCAGGATATGCTCGCCCACACTCAGGAAACTCTCGATGACTGA
- a CDS encoding sensor histidine kinase, with the protein MTEGTFSEASASGLSTAEYQRKLTARDKTIEVLKRRIAQEARHSHATPFAILEQNVGLEKVVARKTLELENERQELEKTLTELRFTQAQLLQAQKMESIGQLAAGIAHEINTPTQYVSDNVGFVKTATVSLLSLLDSALALADAARGKMADEPVMAEFDAVLKRTKLDFLRRQIPNALDESLEGLGHIAKIVAAMKEFSHPSHSEKELVDVREVINTTVTVARNEWKYVAELETSFEDDLPQLPCLRDMIGQAIINLVVNAAHAIADTIQEGIREKGRIIISAARDGEYMEIRVKDDGGGIPAGIRDRIFDPFFTTKAVGKGTGQGLAIVYSTVVDKHDGLIRCESEDGVGTTFILQLPLHCHKEDCPACK; encoded by the coding sequence TTGACTGAAGGAACATTTTCCGAAGCGTCCGCCAGCGGTTTGTCCACCGCCGAATACCAGCGCAAGCTCACCGCCCGGGACAAGACCATCGAAGTCCTCAAGCGCCGCATCGCACAAGAAGCCAGACACAGCCACGCTACGCCTTTTGCCATCCTGGAGCAAAACGTGGGTCTGGAGAAGGTGGTCGCCCGCAAGACCCTGGAGTTAGAGAACGAGCGCCAGGAGTTAGAAAAAACGCTGACCGAGTTGCGCTTCACCCAGGCTCAGTTACTACAGGCTCAGAAGATGGAATCCATCGGCCAGCTCGCCGCCGGTATCGCCCACGAGATCAACACGCCAACCCAGTACGTTTCCGACAATGTGGGTTTCGTTAAAACGGCCACCGTTTCCCTGCTAAGCCTGTTGGACTCCGCGCTGGCGTTGGCCGATGCCGCACGCGGGAAAATGGCTGATGAGCCCGTGATGGCGGAGTTCGACGCCGTTCTCAAGCGCACTAAACTGGATTTTCTGCGCCGCCAGATCCCAAACGCCTTAGACGAATCGCTGGAAGGACTTGGTCATATCGCCAAGATCGTGGCCGCCATGAAGGAATTCTCCCACCCCTCTCACAGCGAGAAGGAATTGGTGGATGTGCGCGAGGTCATCAACACCACGGTGACCGTCGCCCGCAACGAATGGAAATACGTAGCGGAACTTGAAACCAGCTTCGAGGACGACTTGCCGCAACTGCCGTGTCTGCGCGACATGATCGGCCAGGCCATTATCAATCTGGTGGTGAACGCCGCCCATGCCATCGCTGATACCATCCAGGAAGGCATCCGGGAGAAAGGGCGCATCATCATATCCGCGGCGCGGGACGGCGAGTATATGGAGATCCGAGTCAAAGACGACGGAGGCGGCATTCCTGCGGGGATCCGCGACCGCATTTTCGATCCCTTCTTCACGACCAAGGCAGTAGGCAAAGGCACGGGTCAGGGGCTCGCGATTGTCTATTCGACCGTGGTGGACAAACATGACGGGCTGATCCGTTGCGAGTCTGAAGACGGCGTGGGGACGACATTCATCCTGCAACTGCCCCTTCACTGCCACAAAGAGGATTGCCCCGCATGCAAGTGA
- a CDS encoding FIST N-terminal domain-containing protein, giving the protein MNVQPKYASSESPDPVQAVAEFANQIGHEGIDTVIFFCSPDYDLEVLGRELKNTFSCPCIGCTSSGQIGTEGFQHSGLLGLGLGGGFRIHSFMIQPLVNYTAVVADIAEAIRRDSEARPNLHRFGLLLVDGLSMVEERLVANLYQQIGNVPIIGGSAGDDLRFEKTHVYDGNGRFISDAAVFAVIETHSPVTTFKVQHFEPSEIELVITEADPEKRLILEINGEPAAQVYAEALGLTVNELTPTVFSRNPLMLSFGDEPYVRSIQKWNDDLSLTCYCAIEEGLIVAIGKAEDPVQTLRQAFDKVRETIPEPAVIIGCDCILRRLQFEQEGLEQQIGSVMAQNRVIGFSTYGEQYNGLHVNQTFTGIAIGGPNVD; this is encoded by the coding sequence ATGAATGTCCAACCCAAATATGCCAGTAGCGAATCGCCGGATCCGGTCCAGGCTGTCGCCGAATTTGCCAACCAGATTGGTCATGAAGGCATCGATACCGTCATTTTCTTCTGCTCCCCAGACTACGACCTGGAGGTTCTGGGCCGGGAGTTGAAGAACACCTTCTCCTGTCCCTGTATAGGTTGTACGTCCTCTGGTCAGATTGGCACCGAAGGCTTCCAGCACTCCGGACTGTTGGGTCTAGGATTAGGCGGCGGCTTTCGCATCCACTCCTTTATGATTCAACCTTTGGTTAACTATACCGCGGTCGTGGCCGATATCGCCGAAGCCATTCGCCGCGATAGCGAGGCCAGACCGAACCTGCATCGCTTTGGTCTGCTGCTGGTCGACGGCCTCTCTATGGTCGAAGAACGTCTGGTAGCGAACCTCTACCAGCAGATCGGCAACGTTCCTATAATCGGCGGCTCCGCTGGCGATGACCTGCGTTTCGAAAAGACGCATGTCTATGATGGAAATGGGCGGTTTATTTCCGACGCCGCCGTATTCGCCGTTATCGAGACGCATTCCCCCGTCACCACCTTTAAGGTCCAACACTTCGAACCCAGCGAGATAGAGCTAGTCATCACCGAGGCCGATCCGGAGAAGCGGCTCATCCTGGAGATAAACGGCGAACCTGCCGCTCAGGTTTACGCTGAAGCTCTGGGTCTTACGGTGAACGAATTGACGCCGACCGTATTTTCCCGTAATCCGCTGATGCTCTCCTTCGGCGATGAACCCTACGTCCGTTCCATACAGAAGTGGAACGACGATCTTTCTCTCACTTGCTACTGCGCCATCGAGGAGGGACTGATCGTCGCCATCGGCAAAGCGGAGGACCCGGTCCAAACCCTCAGACAGGCCTTTGACAAAGTCCGCGAGACGATCCCTGAACCGGCGGTAATCATCGGCTGTGATTGCATCCTGCGCCGACTCCAGTTCGAACAGGAAGGGCTTGAACAGCAGATCGGCAGCGTAATGGCGCAGAACCGGGTAATCGGTTTTTCCACCTACGGCGAGCAATATAACGGGTTGCACGTGAACCAAACTTTCACAGGTATCGCCATTGGAGGACCGAACGTTGACTGA
- a CDS encoding YebY family protein, which translates to MKKVVLSLIVAVLSVQALAAPQLANLSKLEYGPRWAFNREEVQLICRPGHTMYVINPSTLVQYPLNDVAREQVNTGKVNARPLETLLLDDPQNPGQKMSLQPFIDRAKDLCQ; encoded by the coding sequence ATGAAAAAAGTAGTGCTGTCGCTTATTGTCGCTGTGCTGTCGGTTCAGGCGTTGGCCGCGCCACAACTGGCGAACCTGAGCAAGCTGGAATATGGCCCGCGCTGGGCATTCAACCGCGAAGAAGTTCAGTTGATCTGTCGGCCTGGCCATACAATGTACGTGATCAATCCCAGTACGCTGGTGCAATACCCGCTCAATGACGTGGCGCGTGAGCAGGTCAACACCGGCAAGGTGAACGCTCGTCCGCTGGAGACCCTTCTTCTGGATGACCCGCAGAATCCGGGACAAAAAATGAGTCTGCAACCCTTTATCGACCGGGCCAAAGACCTCTGTCAGTAG
- a CDS encoding GlsB/YeaQ/YmgE family stress response membrane protein: MGIVSWVIFGLIAGILAKWIMPGRDGGGFFMTVLLGVVGAVVGGWISTFFGFGKVDGFNIGSFAVAVVGAIVVLWVYRKVRD, translated from the coding sequence ATGGGAATTGTTTCATGGGTTATTTTCGGTCTCATTGCCGGTATTTTGGCAAAGTGGATCATGCCGGGCAGAGATGGCGGTGGTTTTTTCATGACCGTATTACTGGGCGTGGTCGGTGCGGTGGTCGGCGGCTGGATCAGCACGTTCTTTGGTTTTGGCAAAGTCGATGGCTTTAATATCGGCAGCTTTGCAGTGGCGGTAGTCGGCGCCATTGTGGTGTTATGGGTTTATCGTAAAGTGCGTGACTGA
- a CDS encoding ABC transporter permease subunit codes for MSNSRFQLPATLRPSLLVMASRLLTALTLIVLIGLLPWLSDADPALSLLRARSSEQEATVEALDAIRQHLGLAQGPWAFLKNWLSGLLHGDAGLSWVSGKPVLPGMLEAAGVSLTLMLAALAVAFLLAMLLSWPTLQRGLSGDNRRSSGALATAFIAMPEFLLASFLLIVGAVWLKLLPPYGWQSWQHLILPALALGIPAGGLLGKLFSDALTATFSEPWLLTWHMAGISRRDCLLGVVRRALPAILPQVSLVLVGLTGGAVAVEKVFAIPGLGRATLGAAAAQDLPALQCGVLILLAIAAIAGMGSALLRRCLLGHALKNGFLSTPAGAIQVTRRHYRLPLLITLLLAAIVLTGLSRDPFASDFARLQPPDWSLPFGADATGRDMLARVAHGALSTLFTALAVTLCCLLLGLLLGLCPHLLSGPAEVANAMPPVIAGMVVAALYGPSTSGAALAVVLVAWAPLAAHTASLVTEITAQPYIRITPLFGMSRFSCLIRYVIPALIGPVTRHAMLRLPGIALALASLGFLGLGEQPPTLEWGRVLAEGMPYVERAFWTVLPPVFALILLSVLAVSLSQWSRR; via the coding sequence ATGAGCAATTCGCGGTTTCAGTTGCCTGCAACACTGCGACCCTCGCTGCTGGTCATGGCATCACGCCTGCTGACCGCCCTGACCCTGATCGTGTTGATCGGGCTGCTGCCCTGGTTGTCTGACGCCGACCCGGCGCTCAGTCTGCTGCGCGCCCGTTCCAGCGAGCAGGAGGCAACAGTGGAAGCGCTGGATGCCATTCGTCAGCATCTGGGGCTGGCGCAGGGGCCGTGGGCGTTCTTGAAGAACTGGTTAAGCGGTTTATTGCACGGCGATGCCGGCCTGTCCTGGGTATCCGGCAAACCGGTGTTGCCCGGTATGTTGGAGGCCGCAGGCGTGTCGCTCACACTGATGCTGGCGGCATTGGCGGTGGCGTTCCTGCTGGCTATGCTACTGAGTTGGCCCACTCTGCAACGCGGGCTGAGCGGCGATAACCGGCGCAGCAGCGGTGCACTCGCCACCGCGTTCATCGCCATGCCGGAGTTTCTGCTGGCGTCGTTCCTGCTGATCGTCGGCGCGGTCTGGCTGAAACTGTTGCCGCCTTATGGCTGGCAATCATGGCAACACCTGATTCTGCCCGCGCTGGCGCTGGGCATTCCGGCAGGCGGCCTGCTGGGTAAACTGTTCAGCGATGCGTTGACCGCCACATTCAGCGAGCCCTGGCTGCTGACCTGGCATATGGCCGGCATTTCCCGCCGTGACTGCCTGCTGGGCGTCGTTCGTCGCGCTCTGCCCGCTATTCTGCCGCAGGTCAGTCTGGTGCTGGTCGGGCTAACCGGAGGCGCGGTCGCGGTAGAAAAGGTGTTCGCCATTCCCGGTCTGGGACGGGCAACGTTAGGAGCGGCGGCGGCTCAGGATCTGCCGGCATTGCAATGTGGCGTGCTGATTCTGCTGGCTATCGCGGCGATCGCGGGGATGGGTTCGGCGCTGCTGCGCCGCTGTCTGCTTGGTCATGCGCTGAAAAACGGCTTCCTCTCTACGCCCGCCGGCGCCATTCAGGTGACGCGCCGTCATTATCGCTTGCCGTTGCTCATCACGCTGTTGCTGGCGGCGATAGTACTTACCGGCCTGTCGCGCGATCCCTTCGCTTCCGACTTTGCCCGTCTGCAGCCGCCTGATTGGTCATTGCCGTTCGGCGCCGACGCCACGGGCCGCGACATGCTGGCCAGGGTCGCGCACGGCGCGTTATCCACCCTGTTCACCGCGCTGGCGGTGACGCTCTGCTGCCTGTTGCTCGGCCTGCTTCTCGGGTTGTGTCCTCACCTGCTCAGCGGCCCGGCCGAGGTGGCCAACGCCATGCCGCCGGTGATCGCCGGCATGGTGGTCGCTGCATTGTACGGCCCCTCAACATCAGGCGCGGCACTTGCCGTTGTGCTGGTTGCCTGGGCGCCGCTGGCGGCGCATACCGCGTCACTGGTGACCGAAATCACCGCCCAACCCTATATTCGCATCACGCCGCTGTTTGGCATGAGCCGTTTTAGCTGTCTGATACGCTATGTTATTCCGGCGCTGATTGGGCCGGTCACCCGCCACGCGATGCTACGCCTGCCCGGCATCGCGCTAGCGCTGGCATCGCTGGGCTTTCTGGGATTAGGCGAACAACCGCCGACGCTGGAATGGGGACGCGTACTGGCGGAAGGCATGCCCTATGTCGAACGCGCCTTCTGGACGGTATTGCCGCCGGTTTTCGCATTGATTCTGCTGTCGGTACTGGCTGTTTCGCTCAGCCAATGGTCACGACGCTAA
- a CDS encoding ABC transporter substrate-binding protein, whose amino-acid sequence MFRSPSLKVAATLASTLLLTACFDKPEPTATGADSSRIRLAMLLPPRSALSPFSDDAFKLSRWRAGETLVVLDANGDAQPALATHWQQLDELTWRFTLRDGVKFHDGSDFNASAVVNALTAATRATPKPRILDGVTLSITAEDARTVQIKTATRDPLLPQRLSSPQLTLLSPAAYGANGVVSPVKTGTGPFVLTQVNGTSSARLERFDGYWGSKATAPGIDVDFVPDSAARTAALRTGTADLVEAIPVSQAPLLDPALVHEVPMPRTNTLYLNTRRGVFSDPGLRAAARDAIRRDILVKNVYENRADVAVGLLGPAVQWAAALRQPVAAPTAARSPNGATITLATFSDRAELPEVAVYLAQQLTAAGFTVKQEVREYSQIEADALAGHFDAFILSRATVLDSGDPVAYLYSDFSCKGSFNISQLCDPEVDDALKQAAATPAGEARRQAIMAAEHLILATNAAIPLLHERVIQGESARLRQAIRDPRERTLIDVQTHIDGAPAKP is encoded by the coding sequence ATGTTTCGCTCCCCTTCTCTGAAGGTGGCTGCCACGCTGGCATCCACCCTGTTGCTCACCGCTTGTTTTGACAAACCGGAGCCCACCGCCACCGGTGCGGACTCGTCGCGTATTCGTCTGGCGATGCTGCTGCCGCCGCGTTCAGCGCTGTCGCCATTCAGCGATGATGCGTTCAAGCTGTCGCGCTGGCGCGCCGGCGAAACGCTGGTAGTGCTTGATGCCAACGGCGATGCGCAACCCGCACTGGCAACCCACTGGCAACAGCTCGACGAGCTAACCTGGCGCTTTACCCTGCGCGACGGCGTCAAATTTCACGACGGCAGCGACTTCAACGCCAGCGCCGTGGTCAACGCCCTGACCGCCGCCACCCGCGCCACGCCGAAACCACGTATCCTTGACGGCGTGACGCTGAGTATAACGGCGGAAGACGCGCGCACCGTGCAAATTAAAACCGCCACCCGCGACCCGTTGTTGCCACAGCGTTTGTCCAGCCCTCAGTTAACCCTACTCTCACCCGCCGCCTACGGCGCCAACGGCGTGGTCAGCCCGGTCAAAACCGGTACCGGTCCGTTCGTTCTGACGCAGGTTAACGGCACCAGCAGCGCCCGGTTGGAACGTTTTGACGGTTACTGGGGCAGCAAAGCCACGGCGCCGGGTATTGATGTCGATTTCGTCCCGGACAGCGCCGCCCGTACCGCCGCATTACGCACCGGCACGGCCGATTTGGTGGAAGCGATACCGGTTTCGCAAGCGCCGCTGCTGGACCCAGCGCTGGTGCATGAGGTGCCGATGCCGCGTACCAACACGCTGTACCTCAACACCCGGCGCGGCGTTTTCAGCGATCCGGGCCTGCGGGCCGCGGCGCGTGATGCCATCCGCCGCGACATTCTGGTCAAAAACGTGTATGAAAACCGGGCCGACGTGGCGGTCGGGCTGCTTGGCCCGGCGGTACAATGGGCCGCCGCACTGCGTCAGCCGGTGGCGGCGCCCACCGCAGCCCGTTCCCCGAATGGCGCGACGATCACGCTGGCAACCTTCAGCGACCGGGCAGAACTACCGGAAGTGGCGGTTTATCTGGCCCAACAGTTAACCGCCGCCGGCTTCACGGTTAAGCAGGAGGTCCGCGAATATTCGCAGATAGAGGCGGATGCGCTGGCCGGCCACTTCGATGCCTTTATTTTATCTCGCGCCACCGTGCTGGATTCCGGCGATCCGGTGGCTTACCTGTATAGCGATTTTTCCTGCAAAGGCTCATTCAATATTTCGCAACTGTGTGATCCAGAAGTGGACGACGCGCTGAAACAGGCTGCCGCCACCCCTGCCGGAGAGGCGCGACGCCAGGCGATCATGGCCGCCGAACATCTGATTCTGGCGACTAACGCTGCCATTCCGCTGCTGCACGAACGGGTGATTCAGGGTGAATCCGCCCGCTTGCGGCAGGCTATCCGGGACCCGCGTGAACGCACCCTGATCGACGTACAGACCCACATCGATGGAGCGCCGGCCAAGCCATGA
- a CDS encoding ABC transporter ATP-binding protein, whose amino-acid sequence MRHTSSMLSEAPFLQLNQVSHHYRTAGVFTRRATATPSLQHVSLDLHAGERVALVGASGCGKSTLLKILLALESPDQGTVHYQGREVRPDRVSRLRWYRRLVQYIPQDPAGSLAPHASVCALIAEPLRQLGMTENLKQTVCDVLEQVDLPLTLLHQRAESLSGGQAQRVAIARAIALRPAFLLADEPVSGLDLPLRQQITTLLDTLSRRHGMGLLLVSHDLSVVAALCQRVLVMYNGSLVEDRPLPELLAEPFHFHTQALLAAVPTLPAFD is encoded by the coding sequence ATGCGCCACACCTCTAGCATGCTGAGTGAAGCCCCTTTTTTACAGCTCAATCAGGTCAGCCACCATTATCGAACGGCGGGTGTGTTTACGCGTCGGGCAACGGCTACCCCGTCTCTACAACACGTCAGTCTCGACCTTCATGCGGGAGAACGCGTGGCGCTGGTGGGCGCATCCGGCTGCGGCAAATCCACTCTGCTGAAAATTCTACTGGCGCTGGAGTCGCCGGATCAGGGCACGGTGCATTATCAGGGGCGCGAGGTACGCCCGGATCGCGTATCCCGGTTGCGCTGGTATCGACGGCTGGTGCAGTACATCCCGCAGGATCCAGCGGGATCGCTGGCGCCGCACGCCTCGGTATGCGCGCTGATCGCCGAACCACTGCGGCAACTGGGGATGACGGAAAACCTGAAACAGACGGTCTGTGACGTGCTGGAGCAAGTCGACCTGCCGTTAACCCTGCTGCATCAGCGGGCCGAGTCGCTATCCGGCGGTCAGGCCCAGCGTGTCGCTATTGCCAGAGCCATTGCGCTACGCCCGGCGTTTCTGCTGGCGGACGAACCGGTGAGTGGGCTCGACCTGCCGCTGCGCCAGCAAATCACCACGCTGCTCGATACGCTGTCGCGCCGTCACGGCATGGGATTATTGCTGGTTTCCCATGACCTGTCGGTCGTGGCGGCACTCTGCCAGCGGGTATTGGTGATGTACAACGGCAGTCTGGTGGAAGACCGTCCGCTGCCCGAACTGCTCGCTGAGCCATTCCATTTTCATACTCAGGCATTGCTGGCGGCCGTACCGACGTTGCCGGCTTTTGATTGA
- a CDS encoding ATP-binding cassette domain-containing protein gives MLDVRQLTLSINGSRKIHDVSFSLAPGERVCLLGGSGSGKSLTARCLLGALPIGSQLSGSIRLQGHDVAGLPLSRRPPDERPAAIFQDSATSLNPLFTIEAQLRMALKRQSTHRSLPDLLRSVGFADPHAVLARYPGELSGGQRQRLCIALALLCERPLLIADEPTTALDVVTQAQVLHTLLARLHQSPHTSLLFITHDITVAAMICQRALVMENGRLVEQGEMRRLLTHPRHSYTRALVSAARQASAGAAFSRQSRTPFAPCAQAS, from the coding sequence GTGCTGGATGTCAGGCAGTTAACACTTTCTATCAATGGGAGCCGCAAGATTCATGACGTCAGTTTCTCCCTCGCGCCCGGTGAGCGCGTTTGCCTGCTGGGCGGCTCCGGTTCCGGCAAATCCCTGACGGCGCGTTGCCTGCTGGGCGCGTTGCCTATCGGTAGTCAACTCAGCGGCAGCATTCGTCTTCAGGGCCACGACGTGGCGGGATTGCCGTTGTCGCGGCGTCCGCCAGATGAACGCCCGGCGGCCATTTTTCAGGATTCGGCCACATCGCTAAACCCGTTATTTACTATTGAAGCGCAACTGCGCATGGCGCTAAAACGCCAGTCGACGCATCGATCGCTGCCGGATTTACTGCGATCGGTCGGCTTTGCCGATCCGCACGCCGTGCTCGCGCGCTACCCCGGCGAGCTATCCGGCGGTCAGCGTCAGCGCCTGTGTATTGCGCTGGCATTACTGTGTGAACGTCCACTATTGATCGCCGATGAACCCACTACGGCGCTGGACGTGGTCACTCAGGCGCAGGTACTGCACACCCTGTTGGCCAGGCTGCACCAATCTCCGCACACCAGCCTGCTGTTCATCACCCACGACATCACGGTGGCGGCCATGATCTGCCAGCGCGCGCTGGTAATGGAAAACGGCCGGTTGGTCGAGCAAGGCGAAATGCGCCGGTTGCTGACGCATCCTCGCCATTCTTATACCCGTGCGCTGGTATCGGCGGCGCGTCAGGCATCCGCCGGCGCTGCCTTTTCCCGCCAGAGCCGCACGCCGTTCGCACCATGCGCACAGGCCAGTTAA